The following coding sequences lie in one Carbonactinospora thermoautotrophica genomic window:
- a CDS encoding ISL3 family transposase — MVIERVEEIRGAVWIWAYPRGAAAACPGCGCESVRVHSRYERRLADAALAGRRVVIRLRVRRFFCDDEGCRVRTFAEQVAGLTVPYGRRTALLRAMLEAIGVALAGRAGSRLAARLGMPVGRNVLLRLVRALPDPEVGPVAVLGVDDFALRRGHRYGTVLVDLDTHRPIDVLDDRQAETFAAWLAGHPGTAVVCRDRAGAYAEGAQAGAPEAIQVADRWHVWHNLAEYVEKTVAAHHGCLRREADIPLEVPAQATSAAELAEAAEAAHAERRENSRLVARTKARYDAVQALKAQGKGIKPIMRELGLAKETVRRFYRADSVEELLAKPRAGRPSILDAYKPYLHERWNAGCTGASTLYREITEQGYRGSLGTVAAYLAPFRALGAAPPAQPAVPKVRRITSWMLRHPDDLDADEQAKLKQILAVCPHLDTAAAHVTAFAEILTGRHGERLDSWMAKVDADDLPHLHRFVRGLRRDYTAVRNGLTLPHSSGAVEGNINRIKMIKRQMYGRAKFDLLRKRILHAT, encoded by the coding sequence GTGGTGATCGAGCGGGTCGAGGAGATCCGTGGCGCGGTGTGGATCTGGGCGTATCCGCGGGGAGCGGCCGCGGCGTGTCCCGGCTGCGGTTGTGAGTCGGTGCGGGTGCACAGCCGGTATGAGCGCAGGCTCGCCGATGCGGCACTGGCCGGTCGGCGTGTGGTGATTCGGCTGCGGGTGCGCCGGTTCTTCTGTGACGACGAAGGCTGTCGGGTCAGGACGTTCGCCGAGCAGGTCGCGGGCCTGACCGTGCCCTACGGTCGGCGCACGGCGCTGCTGCGGGCGATGCTGGAGGCGATCGGGGTGGCGCTGGCCGGCCGAGCCGGGTCCCGCCTGGCCGCCAGGTTAGGGATGCCGGTGGGCCGCAACGTGCTGCTCCGTCTGGTCCGGGCCCTGCCCGATCCCGAGGTCGGCCCGGTGGCGGTCCTCGGCGTGGACGACTTCGCGCTACGGCGTGGCCATCGCTACGGCACGGTCCTGGTCGACCTGGACACCCACCGGCCGATCGACGTCCTCGACGACCGGCAGGCCGAGACGTTCGCTGCCTGGCTGGCCGGGCATCCCGGCACCGCGGTGGTGTGTCGGGACCGCGCCGGCGCCTACGCCGAAGGCGCCCAAGCCGGTGCGCCAGAGGCGATCCAGGTCGCGGACCGCTGGCATGTGTGGCACAACCTCGCCGAGTACGTGGAGAAGACCGTCGCCGCCCACCACGGCTGTTTGCGCCGTGAGGCCGACATTCCACTCGAGGTCCCGGCTCAGGCGACCAGCGCCGCCGAACTCGCCGAGGCGGCCGAGGCCGCTCACGCCGAGCGCCGGGAGAACTCCCGCCTGGTGGCGCGCACCAAGGCCCGCTACGACGCGGTCCAGGCGCTGAAGGCCCAGGGCAAGGGCATCAAGCCGATCATGCGGGAACTCGGGCTGGCCAAGGAGACCGTGCGCCGCTTCTACCGCGCCGACAGCGTCGAGGAGTTGCTGGCCAAACCCCGCGCCGGACGGCCCAGCATCCTCGATGCCTACAAGCCCTACCTGCACGAACGCTGGAACGCCGGCTGCACAGGCGCCAGCACCCTCTATCGGGAGATCACCGAACAGGGCTACCGGGGCAGCCTGGGCACCGTCGCCGCCTACCTCGCGCCGTTCCGGGCGCTGGGCGCCGCACCACCCGCCCAGCCAGCCGTGCCGAAGGTCCGCCGCATCACCTCCTGGATGCTGCGCCACCCCGATGACCTCGACGCCGACGAACAGGCCAAGCTCAAGCAGATCCTCGCCGTCTGTCCGCACCTGGACACCGCCGCCGCCCACGTCACGGCGTTCGCCGAGATCCTCACCGGCCGGCACGGCGAGCGCCTGGATTCCTGGATGGCCAAGGTCGACGCCGACGACCTGCCCCACCTGCACCGCTTCGTGCGAGGACTCAGGCGCGACTACACCGCCGTCCGCAACGGACTCACCCTCCCGCACAGCTCGGGCGCCGTGGAAGGCAACATCAACCGCATCAAAATGATCAAAAGGCAGATGTACGGCCGCGCCAAGTTCGACCTGCTCCGCAAACGCATCCTCCACGCCACCTGA
- a CDS encoding relaxase/mobilization nuclease domain-containing protein, producing the protein MIAKIGKGRDFAGLFRYLYGPGKQTKSGRVVETHFNPHIVATNLPDLREPPRDPSQRCGYDVSGMVQLMREVAEQNHRADYRVWHTSLSAAPEDCAAGRMLSDEEWQRVAEDYMRGMGLYGNADRGHDVPWVAIRHDNGREKTHIHIVASRVRYDGRVIDARNDRYRSMAVCREIERRYGLADASAEDRQVSRLSTVTRTEREIFAERREAIRQRVEADRLVVADRVRAALARAGGSMERFVEELEAAGVLVEATRTRVGVQNGLKFGLAGAVDVDGQQRWYASHHLHRDLAWKKIAPQLGLDPDAWRLGPAPTQEETGKSAQVVDARRELAARVRAALEACGGEAEAFHAALAEAGVAWRVNLASTGRVSGYAFALTEEGGENAVWWPGSKLGRDLAWSRLAPRLRGVAEAARAERERKVGEGADVVLDELPVRERLAYLVRQAAAVAGDEEAFFARLADEGLRVRRVERAGALVGYLVALPGDRDERGRPVWYGADNLAPDLTWARIRDRWQPAPPGAGLPAPRPASRAAVWHQAAEAVGEAATAVEVAPAAEAAAVVESVRDLITVAATHSPAQVRRQLVAAARDYERAARGINGSGAASRHASQVRAAGRMLAELGRIATRTDGAGPAVAVIVALVAAAVAVQRWQHNRQRTQAAQAAADAAARLRAAAEQLAPGHAAGRVDPLGGVPAAEVARRHGGAMAAHARAVLGPEAEQVVGSDRWPQITVDLYRAQRAGVDPGQVLATAKDQAQRQGAHATLADAVAEHAAGARRRAEQAQRDAQLAPVRAALPQHAEAIAADPAWPALAATLARARETGHDPARLLAAVAAQRELHTADSLAQVLTWRLQRRLAGQGGSEPGPVTPARAPAAQPEHLHRRPQLSGRLRGGPRR; encoded by the coding sequence CCGGGAAAACAGACGAAATCGGGCCGGGTCGTCGAGACACACTTCAACCCGCACATCGTCGCGACCAACCTGCCGGACCTGCGGGAGCCACCCCGTGATCCGTCCCAGCGGTGCGGGTACGACGTGTCCGGCATGGTCCAGCTGATGCGCGAGGTCGCCGAGCAGAACCACCGGGCGGACTATCGGGTCTGGCACACCTCGCTGTCGGCCGCGCCGGAGGACTGTGCGGCGGGGCGGATGCTCTCGGATGAGGAGTGGCAGCGGGTCGCCGAGGACTACATGCGTGGCATGGGCCTGTACGGCAACGCCGACCGTGGCCACGACGTGCCGTGGGTGGCGATCCGGCACGACAACGGCCGGGAGAAGACCCACATCCACATCGTCGCCTCCCGGGTGCGCTACGACGGGCGCGTGATCGACGCGCGGAACGACCGCTACCGCTCCATGGCGGTGTGCCGAGAGATCGAGCGCCGGTACGGGCTGGCCGACGCCAGCGCGGAGGACCGGCAGGTGTCGCGGTTGAGCACGGTGACCCGCACCGAGCGGGAGATCTTCGCTGAGCGCCGGGAGGCGATCCGGCAGCGGGTGGAGGCTGACCGGCTGGTGGTCGCCGACCGGGTGCGCGCGGCGCTGGCGCGGGCCGGCGGGAGCATGGAGCGGTTCGTCGAGGAGCTGGAGGCGGCCGGGGTGCTGGTCGAGGCGACCCGCACCCGGGTGGGGGTGCAGAACGGGCTGAAGTTCGGCCTGGCCGGCGCGGTCGACGTGGACGGGCAGCAACGCTGGTACGCCAGCCACCACCTGCACCGGGACCTGGCCTGGAAGAAGATCGCACCCCAGCTGGGGCTGGACCCTGATGCCTGGCGTCTCGGCCCAGCCCCGACACAGGAGGAGACCGGGAAGTCCGCCCAGGTCGTCGACGCGCGCCGCGAGCTGGCCGCGCGGGTGCGCGCCGCGCTGGAGGCCTGCGGCGGGGAGGCCGAGGCGTTCCACGCCGCCCTGGCCGAGGCGGGGGTGGCGTGGCGGGTCAACCTCGCCAGCACCGGCCGGGTCAGCGGCTACGCCTTCGCCCTCACCGAGGAGGGCGGAGAGAACGCGGTTTGGTGGCCGGGCAGCAAACTGGGCCGCGACCTGGCCTGGTCGCGGCTGGCGCCCCGGCTACGGGGGGTGGCCGAGGCCGCCCGCGCGGAGCGCGAACGCAAAGTGGGGGAGGGGGCCGACGTCGTGCTGGATGAGCTGCCGGTGCGGGAGCGGTTGGCGTACCTGGTGCGGCAGGCGGCCGCCGTGGCCGGCGATGAGGAGGCGTTCTTCGCCCGCCTGGCCGACGAGGGTCTGCGGGTGCGGCGGGTGGAGCGCGCCGGCGCGCTGGTCGGCTACCTGGTCGCCCTGCCGGGGGACCGCGACGAGCGGGGCCGGCCGGTCTGGTACGGCGCGGACAACCTCGCCCCCGACCTGACATGGGCCCGCATCCGGGATCGGTGGCAGCCGGCCCCGCCCGGGGCGGGCCTGCCGGCGCCGCGACCCGCCAGCCGCGCGGCCGTCTGGCACCAGGCCGCCGAGGCCGTGGGGGAGGCGGCGACCGCGGTGGAGGTGGCCCCGGCCGCGGAGGCGGCCGCCGTGGTGGAGAGCGTGCGTGACCTGATCACGGTGGCCGCCACGCACAGCCCGGCGCAGGTGCGCCGGCAGCTGGTCGCGGCCGCGCGGGACTACGAGCGCGCGGCGCGCGGGATCAACGGGTCCGGTGCGGCCAGCCGGCACGCCAGCCAGGTCCGGGCCGCAGGCCGGATGCTGGCCGAGCTTGGACGGATCGCCACCCGCACCGACGGGGCGGGCCCGGCGGTGGCGGTGATCGTCGCCCTGGTCGCCGCCGCGGTGGCGGTGCAGCGCTGGCAGCACAACCGTCAGCGCACCCAGGCCGCGCAGGCCGCCGCGGACGCGGCCGCCCGGTTGCGGGCCGCCGCCGAGCAGCTGGCACCCGGTCACGCGGCCGGGAGGGTGGACCCGCTGGGCGGGGTGCCGGCTGCGGAGGTCGCGCGCCGGCACGGCGGGGCGATGGCCGCGCACGCCCGCGCGGTGCTGGGCCCAGAAGCCGAGCAGGTGGTGGGCAGCGACCGGTGGCCGCAGATCACGGTGGACCTGTACCGGGCGCAGCGGGCTGGCGTCGATCCCGGCCAGGTGTTGGCGACCGCGAAGGACCAGGCCCAGCGGCAGGGTGCGCACGCCACCCTGGCCGACGCGGTGGCTGAGCACGCCGCCGGCGCGCGGCGCCGGGCGGAGCAGGCCCAACGGGACGCACAGCTGGCGCCGGTGCGGGCCGCGCTGCCCCAGCACGCTGAGGCGATCGCGGCCGACCCGGCCTGGCCGGCGCTGGCCGCCACCCTGGCCCGGGCCCGCGAGACCGGACACGACCCGGCCCGGCTGCTGGCGGCGGTGGCCGCACAGCGGGAACTGCACACCGCCGACTCACTAGCCCAGGTGCTCACCTGGCGGCTCCAGCGCCGGCTGGCCGGGCAGGGTGGGTCCGAGCCTGGCCCTGTCACGCCGGCACGGGCCCCAGCCGCGCAGCCCGAGCACCTGCACCGCCGGCCGCAACTGTCGGGCAGGCTGCGAGGCGGGCCACGCCGGTAG
- a CDS encoding tetratricopeptide repeat protein, which produces MQGEHMAAARRRRLRGCLVAALVFTSALLVTALGFATNLATELVKDQWWAGNRPMMLGVTLVLAFLVAVLAVAQHRLAEGGAQEPPASPALPEPDAEPAGRPVEEWDPFDLGVHRAIEVAGSTGELPEYIPRPHDEELRDLLDRAEPPAEMIVLVGGSSTGKTRTAFEAVRDRLAGWRLVFPRSAAELVELAASGRIAERTVVWLNETQDYLDGAEGERAATALAGLLDQGRRLVVIGTLWPEYWNRFTHQPQEGEPDPHRATRTLLRAACRIDVPEDFTGADRQVRARAERDPRLAEAVKLAGPSQRIIQQLAAGPDLINRYRDADCYARAVLTAAIDARRLGHLSPLAPAFLREAARGYLTGTELAEAGPDWFTQALAYATVKVRGAQAPLAPTGTRPGRTDGFLLADYLDQHGRTARRAARIPDTLWNAAAHHVRNPDDLARLGQAAWYRARYRLAVPLLTQAAEAGNGDAAFRLAGLLAEAGRIDEAIERFTRLAEAGNPHAASRLADLLAGVGRTEEAIERLTPLAEAGSGDAAYFLADLLAGVGRTEEAIERLTPRVEAGDPIAASCLADLLAEAGRIDEAIERFTRLAEAGNLHAASCLADLLAGVGRIEEAIEWFARVAEAGNLIAAFRLAGLLAEAGPIDEAIERFTRLAEAGNLHAASCLADLLAGVGRIEEAIEWFARVAEAGNLIAASCLADLLAGVGRIEEAIEWFTRAAEAGDPRAARSLADLLAGVGRIEEAIEWFTRAAEAGSPLAAYRLADLLTKAGRTEEANRLRMFGLNADGSISDPW; this is translated from the coding sequence GTGCAGGGGGAACATATGGCCGCGGCCCGCCGGCGGCGGTTGCGGGGCTGCCTGGTCGCCGCTTTGGTCTTCACGTCGGCGCTTCTCGTCACGGCGCTGGGGTTCGCGACGAATCTCGCCACCGAGCTGGTCAAGGACCAGTGGTGGGCCGGGAATCGCCCCATGATGCTCGGGGTGACGCTTGTTCTGGCGTTCCTCGTCGCGGTCCTGGCGGTCGCGCAGCACCGGCTGGCGGAAGGCGGTGCGCAGGAGCCGCCAGCGTCTCCGGCGCTGCCGGAGCCTGACGCGGAGCCGGCGGGCCGGCCGGTGGAGGAGTGGGACCCGTTCGACCTGGGCGTGCACCGGGCGATCGAGGTGGCCGGAAGCACCGGCGAGCTGCCGGAGTACATCCCCCGCCCCCACGATGAGGAGTTGCGGGACCTGCTCGACCGGGCCGAGCCGCCCGCCGAGATGATCGTCCTGGTCGGGGGTTCGTCCACCGGCAAGACCCGCACGGCGTTCGAGGCGGTCCGCGACCGGCTCGCAGGGTGGCGGCTGGTCTTCCCCCGCAGCGCCGCCGAACTGGTTGAGCTGGCCGCCTCCGGGCGGATCGCCGAGCGCACCGTGGTCTGGCTCAACGAGACGCAGGACTACCTGGACGGCGCCGAGGGCGAACGGGCCGCCACCGCGCTCGCCGGGCTGCTGGACCAGGGCAGACGGTTGGTGGTGATCGGCACGCTGTGGCCGGAGTACTGGAACCGCTTCACCCACCAGCCCCAGGAAGGCGAGCCGGACCCGCACCGGGCCACCCGCACGCTGCTACGCGCCGCGTGCCGCATCGACGTCCCCGAGGACTTCACCGGCGCCGACCGGCAGGTGCGTGCGCGCGCCGAGCGGGACCCCCGGCTGGCCGAAGCGGTCAAGCTAGCCGGTCCCTCCCAGCGGATCATCCAGCAGCTGGCCGCCGGCCCCGACCTGATCAACCGGTACCGCGACGCCGACTGCTACGCCCGCGCCGTGCTCACCGCCGCGATCGACGCCCGCCGCCTGGGCCACCTGTCCCCCCTGGCCCCGGCCTTCCTGCGCGAGGCCGCCCGCGGCTACCTGACCGGCACCGAACTAGCCGAAGCCGGACCGGACTGGTTCACCCAAGCCCTGGCCTACGCCACCGTCAAGGTCCGCGGAGCCCAGGCCCCGTTGGCCCCCACCGGCACCCGACCCGGGCGGACAGACGGCTTCCTCCTCGCCGACTACCTCGACCAGCACGGCCGGACCGCCCGCCGGGCCGCCCGTATCCCAGACACACTGTGGAACGCGGCTGCCCACCACGTCCGCAACCCGGATGACCTCGCTCGGCTCGGGCAAGCCGCCTGGTACCGAGCACGCTACCGGCTTGCCGTGCCACTGCTCACCCAGGCGGCTGAAGCAGGCAACGGGGATGCCGCCTTCCGTCTTGCCGGCCTGTTGGCCGAGGCTGGCCGCATCGACGAGGCCATCGAGCGGTTCACCCGGCTTGCCGAGGCGGGCAACCCGCACGCCGCCTCCCGTCTTGCTGACTTGTTGGCCGGGGTGGGCCGTACTGAGGAGGCCATCGAGAGGCTTACCCCGCTTGCCGAAGCAGGCAGTGGGGATGCCGCCTACTTTCTCGCTGACTTGTTGGCCGGGGTGGGCCGTACTGAGGAGGCCATCGAGAGACTTACCCCGCGTGTCGAGGCAGGTGACCCGATCGCCGCCTCCTGTCTTGCTGACCTGTTGGCCGAGGCTGGCCGCATCGACGAGGCCATCGAGCGGTTCACCCGGCTTGCCGAGGCGGGCAACCTGCACGCCGCCTCCTGTCTTGCTGACTTGTTGGCCGGGGTGGGCCGTATTGAGGAGGCCATTGAATGGTTCGCCCGAGTAGCCGAGGCGGGCAACCTGATCGCTGCCTTCCGTCTTGCCGGCCTGTTGGCCGAGGCTGGCCCCATCGACGAGGCCATCGAGCGGTTCACCCGGCTTGCCGAGGCGGGCAACCTGCACGCCGCCTCCTGTCTTGCTGACTTGTTGGCCGGGGTGGGCCGTATTGAGGAGGCCATTGAATGGTTCGCCCGAGTAGCCGAGGCGGGCAACCTGATCGCCGCCTCCTGTCTTGCTGACTTGTTGGCCGGGGTGGGCCGTATTGAGGAGGCCATTGAATGGTTCACCCGGGCAGCTGAAGCAGGCGACCCGCGTGCCGCCCGCAGCCTCGCCGACTTGTTGGCCGGGGTGGGCCGTATTGAGGAGGCCATTGAATGGTTCACCCGGGCAGCTGAAGCAGGCAGCCCGCTCGCTGCCTACCGTCTCGCTGACCTGCTGACCAAGGCAGGCCGCACCGAAGAGGCGAACCGTCTACGCATGTTCGGGCTCAACGCCGACGGATCGATCTCTGATCCCTGGTAG
- a CDS encoding DUF6292 family protein codes for MTATELPTGHHERADHRPYVDAVCAALEAQEIGVGTRWTSATRLREATVRLAPDPEETAFGEAEEVLLRWTEEAGWFLVAPTVHEGQCLEFPWYMGFGVLPDPDEVAVWVDTLLIRPDLTPSREDGPYRRHTDYDPEFEQALRSYAQNPAAGDD; via the coding sequence ATGACCGCCACCGAGTTGCCAACTGGCCACCACGAGCGAGCCGACCACCGGCCCTACGTCGACGCCGTGTGTGCCGCGCTAGAAGCCCAAGAGATCGGCGTCGGCACCCGCTGGACCAGCGCGACGAGGCTGCGCGAGGCCACCGTGCGCCTGGCCCCGGATCCGGAGGAGACCGCGTTCGGCGAGGCCGAGGAGGTGCTGCTGCGGTGGACCGAGGAAGCCGGCTGGTTCCTGGTCGCGCCGACCGTCCACGAAGGGCAGTGTCTTGAGTTCCCCTGGTACATGGGGTTCGGGGTGCTGCCCGACCCCGATGAGGTCGCGGTGTGGGTCGACACCCTGCTGATACGGCCGGATCTGACCCCCAGCCGTGAGGACGGCCCGTACCGCCGCCACACCGACTACGACCCCGAGTTCGAGCAGGCCTTGCGTTCCTACGCCCAAAACCCCGCCGCCGGCGACGACTGA